Proteins encoded in a region of the Zea mays cultivar B73 chromosome 4, Zm-B73-REFERENCE-NAM-5.0, whole genome shotgun sequence genome:
- the LOC100273264 gene encoding trihelix transcription factor GTL1 isoform X1 yields the protein MLHHHGGAGSPYMAPETAGTGTGTAPFSPTPTGLAVSVTAAIPALPTMQLQPAGSSANFEELAAGGSGAGVAVRLQDEDMQADLGASGAGASGNRWPREETLALIRIRTEMDADFRSSPLKAPLWENVARKLAGLGYHRSAKKCKEKFENVDKYYRRTKDARAGRQDGKSYRFFSQLEALHASAPPLPPPPSGMTTVQAGPHQPMEMAWTAGPTVLGPAAVAGLPDLSFSSMSESDSEYDSDDDDDDSGAGEEGLSGGECDREMMATFERMMKQFTEKQDAMQRVFLETLERCEAERTAREEAWRRQEVARMNREREQLARERAAAASRDAALIAFLQRVGGGQGEPARLPPHGAGVVPPPPMPDCAPPSPRRHAAAASLQQLVPVPPKAVEALARAGGEGGGSTPSRWPKEEVEALIQMRNEKGEKYHDAGAKGPLWEDIAAAMRGIGYSRSAKRCKEKWENINKYYKKVKESNKRRPEDSKTCPYFHQLDAMYRNKHRSGTGGRTAPRTNMASAVAVAATVQDNPSKRELEGKSSNDADNRKNDEQGNVLTSPASGDTAPGGAAKNKTAEGNVDDTDVQHQHQQRFSADETDSDDDMDMARNYTVYTEEGNNEDKMKYKMGVQERDVIGSSGNVLAPPPSPAAVAATAAAPTSSAAPTSSTFLAVQ from the exons ATGCTGCACCACCACGGTGGCGCCGGGTCCCCGTACATGGCCCCGGAGACGGCTGGCACGGGCACGGGCACGGCCCCGTTCTCGCCGACGCCGACGGGGCTCGCCGTGTCTGTCACCGCCGCCATCCCAGCCCTGCCGACGATGCAGTTGCAGCCGGCGGGGTCGAGCGCTAATTTCGAGGAATTGGCAGCGGGCGGCTCCGGCGCCGGTGTGGCGGTCAGACTCCAGGACGAAGACATGCAGGCCGACTTGGGCGCCAGCGGCGCGGGAGCGTCCGGCAACCGGTGGCCGCGCGAGGAGACGCTGGCGCTCATCAGGATCCGGACGGAGATGGACGCCGACTTCCGGAGCTCCCCGCTCAAAGCGCCGCTCTGGGAGAACGTCGCAAG GAAGCTTGCAGGGCTGGGTTACCACCGGAGCGCCAAGAAGTGCAAGGAGAAGTTCGAGAACGTGGACAAGTACTACAGGCGCACCAAGGACGCCCGCGCCGGGCGCCAGGACGGCAAGAGCTACCGCTTCTTCTCGCAGCTCGAGGCGCTGCACGCCTCGGCGCCGCCTCTGCCGCCCCCGCCCTCGGGCATGACCACGGTGCAAGCTGGCCCTCATCAGCCGATGGAAATGGCATGGACGGCGGGCCCTACGGTGCTGGGCCCTGCCGCCGTCGCCGGCCTGCCGGACCTCAGCTTCTCGTCGATGTCCGAGTCCGACTCAGAGTACGActcggacgacgacgacgacgactctggTGCGGGGGAGGAGGGCCTCAGCGGGGGCGAGTGCGACAGGGAGATGATGGCCACCTTCGAGAGGATGATGAAGCAGTTCACGGAGAAGCAAGACGCCATGCAGCGCGTGTTCCTGGAGACGCTGGAGCGGTGCGAGGCAGAGCGCACGGCGCGCGAGGAGGCGTGGCGGCGCCAGGAGGTCGCCCGCATGAACCGCGAGCGCGAGCAGctcgccagggagcgcgccgccgCGGCCTCCCGCGACGCCGCGCTGATCGCGTTCCTCCAGCGTGTCGGCGGGGGGCAGGGCGAGCCCGCGCGGCTCCCTCCGCACGGCGCCGGCGTCGTGCCCCCGCCGCCTATGCCGGACTGCGCCCCTCCGTCGCCTCGGCGCCACGCGGCCGCCGCCTCGCTTCAGCAGCTGGTGCCCGTACCGCCCAAGGCGGTGGAGGCCTTGGCGCGCGCTGGAGGAGAGGGCGGCGGGTCCACGCCGTCGCGGTGGCCCAAGGAGGAAGTGGAGGCGCTGATCCAGATGCGGAACGAGAAGGGCGAGAAGTACCACGACGCGGGGGCCAAGGGGCCCCTTTGGGAGGACATCGCCGCCGCGATGCGGGGGATAGGGTACAGCCGGAGCGCCAAGCGGTGCAAGGAAAAGTGGGAGAACATCAACAAGTACTACAAGAAGGTGAAGGAGAGCAACAAGAGGCGCCCCGAGGACTCCAAGACCTGTCCTTACTTCCACCAGCTCGACGCCATGTACCGCAACAAACACCGCAGCGGCACAGGCGGCAGAACGGCACCCAGAACGAACATGGCCTCCGCCGTCGCCGTCGCAGCAACCGTGCAGGACAATCCGAGCAAGCGCGAGCTCGAGGGAAAGAGCAGCAACGATGCCGACAACCGGAAGAATGACGAACAGGGGAACGTGCTTACTTCTCCCGCTAGCGGCGATACAGCACCAGGTGGCGCCGCCAAAAACAAG ACGGCAGAGGGCAATGTGGATGATACAGATgtgcagcaccagcaccagcagcgGTTCAGTGCGGACGAGACAGACAGCGACGACGACATGGACATGGCAAGAAACTACACAGTTTACACTGAAGAAGGCAACAACGAAGACAAAATGAAGTACAAGATGGGCGTCCAGGAGCGTGATGTGATCGGGAGCAGCGGCAACGTGCTTGCGCCACCACCATcaccagcagcagtagcagcgacGGCTGCGGCACCGACGAGTTCAGCTGCCCCAACGAGCAGCACCTTCCTTGCCGTTCAGTAG
- the LOC100273264 gene encoding trihelix transcription factor GTL1 isoform X2 — MLHHHGGAGSPYMAPETAGTGTGTAPFSPTPTGLAVSVTAAIPALPTMQLQPAGSSANFEELAAGGSGAGVAVRLQDEDMQADLGASGAGASGNRWPREETLALIRIRTEMDADFRSSPLKAPLWENVARKLAGLGYHRSAKKCKEKFENVDKYYRRTKDARAGRQDGKSYRFFSQLEALHASAPPLPPPPSGMTTVQAGPHQPMEMAWTAGPTVLGPAAVAGLPDLSFSSMSESDSEYDSDDDDDDSGAGEEGLSGGECDREMMATFERMMKQFTEKQDAMQRVFLETLERCEAERTAREEAWRRQEVARMNREREQLARERAAAASRDAALIAFLQRVGGGQGEPARLPPHGAGVVPPPPMPDCAPPSPRRHAAAASLQQLVPVPPKAVEALARAGGEGGGSTPSRWPKEEVEALIQMRNEKGEKYHDAGAKGPLWEDIAAAMRGIGYSRSAKRCKEKWENINKYYKKVKESNKRRPEDSKTCPYFHQLDAMYRNKHRSGTGGRTAPRTNMASAVAVAATVQDNPSKRELEGKSSNDADNRKNDEQGNVLTSPASGDTAPGGAAKNKN, encoded by the exons ATGCTGCACCACCACGGTGGCGCCGGGTCCCCGTACATGGCCCCGGAGACGGCTGGCACGGGCACGGGCACGGCCCCGTTCTCGCCGACGCCGACGGGGCTCGCCGTGTCTGTCACCGCCGCCATCCCAGCCCTGCCGACGATGCAGTTGCAGCCGGCGGGGTCGAGCGCTAATTTCGAGGAATTGGCAGCGGGCGGCTCCGGCGCCGGTGTGGCGGTCAGACTCCAGGACGAAGACATGCAGGCCGACTTGGGCGCCAGCGGCGCGGGAGCGTCCGGCAACCGGTGGCCGCGCGAGGAGACGCTGGCGCTCATCAGGATCCGGACGGAGATGGACGCCGACTTCCGGAGCTCCCCGCTCAAAGCGCCGCTCTGGGAGAACGTCGCAAG GAAGCTTGCAGGGCTGGGTTACCACCGGAGCGCCAAGAAGTGCAAGGAGAAGTTCGAGAACGTGGACAAGTACTACAGGCGCACCAAGGACGCCCGCGCCGGGCGCCAGGACGGCAAGAGCTACCGCTTCTTCTCGCAGCTCGAGGCGCTGCACGCCTCGGCGCCGCCTCTGCCGCCCCCGCCCTCGGGCATGACCACGGTGCAAGCTGGCCCTCATCAGCCGATGGAAATGGCATGGACGGCGGGCCCTACGGTGCTGGGCCCTGCCGCCGTCGCCGGCCTGCCGGACCTCAGCTTCTCGTCGATGTCCGAGTCCGACTCAGAGTACGActcggacgacgacgacgacgactctggTGCGGGGGAGGAGGGCCTCAGCGGGGGCGAGTGCGACAGGGAGATGATGGCCACCTTCGAGAGGATGATGAAGCAGTTCACGGAGAAGCAAGACGCCATGCAGCGCGTGTTCCTGGAGACGCTGGAGCGGTGCGAGGCAGAGCGCACGGCGCGCGAGGAGGCGTGGCGGCGCCAGGAGGTCGCCCGCATGAACCGCGAGCGCGAGCAGctcgccagggagcgcgccgccgCGGCCTCCCGCGACGCCGCGCTGATCGCGTTCCTCCAGCGTGTCGGCGGGGGGCAGGGCGAGCCCGCGCGGCTCCCTCCGCACGGCGCCGGCGTCGTGCCCCCGCCGCCTATGCCGGACTGCGCCCCTCCGTCGCCTCGGCGCCACGCGGCCGCCGCCTCGCTTCAGCAGCTGGTGCCCGTACCGCCCAAGGCGGTGGAGGCCTTGGCGCGCGCTGGAGGAGAGGGCGGCGGGTCCACGCCGTCGCGGTGGCCCAAGGAGGAAGTGGAGGCGCTGATCCAGATGCGGAACGAGAAGGGCGAGAAGTACCACGACGCGGGGGCCAAGGGGCCCCTTTGGGAGGACATCGCCGCCGCGATGCGGGGGATAGGGTACAGCCGGAGCGCCAAGCGGTGCAAGGAAAAGTGGGAGAACATCAACAAGTACTACAAGAAGGTGAAGGAGAGCAACAAGAGGCGCCCCGAGGACTCCAAGACCTGTCCTTACTTCCACCAGCTCGACGCCATGTACCGCAACAAACACCGCAGCGGCACAGGCGGCAGAACGGCACCCAGAACGAACATGGCCTCCGCCGTCGCCGTCGCAGCAACCGTGCAGGACAATCCGAGCAAGCGCGAGCTCGAGGGAAAGAGCAGCAACGATGCCGACAACCGGAAGAATGACGAACAGGGGAACGTGCTTACTTCTCCCGCTAGCGGCGATACAGCACCAGGTGGCGCCGCCAAAAACAAG AATTGA